The region ATAATAGTAACAGTAATTAACAAAAAAGTAAGTAATTCAAATACAAATCTTTTTAAATTTTTTATTTTTATTATATTTTTTATCTTAAAACAATTCACAATCCAAATAATCAAATAAAACAACAAAAATCATAATTTATCCAAAAAAATGAATCAAAACATCATACCTACTGAAACCGAATGTATTGAAATACTAAAAGAAGCAGGTGCAAAACCCTTACTTAATCACAGTCAAAGAGTCAAAAAAATTGCATTGGCAGTTTCCAAAAAATTAATTTCACAAGGAATTGAAATTGATATTCCATTAATTATTGCATCTGCATTATTACATGATATTACTAAATTATCTGCAACCATATGCCACATGAAAGAAGGAGGAGAACTTCTTCGAAGCAAAGGTTTAGATAAAATTGCAAAAATTGTCGAAAGACATGGTCTGACAAGCATTAATGATCCAGAATTTACTCCATCAACTTATGAGGAAAAGATTATTTTTTATTCAGATCTTCGAGCAAATCCAGGAAAAATTGTATCTCTTAAAGAACGATTTGAATATATAAAAAACGCATATCCTCATATCGGACCTAAAATTCAAACATATTATGAATTTGCAAAAAAAATTGAATTAGAATTACTCGGAAAAGAACCAAATTTAGAATTATGACATTTTAAAATTATAAAAATTCGAAAATATAAAAATTTAAAACAAAAATAAATAAGTACAAATTAGGGCGGTACAAATATGGCTAAAGATTATTATAACACATTAGGAGTTTCAAAAAATGCGTCTCAAGAGGAGATTAAAAAAGCTTACAAAAAATTAGCTAAAAAATTTCATCCAGACATAAACAAAGAAGTAAAATCAGCAGATAAATTCAAAGAAATTAGTGAAGCTGCTAGTGTTTTAACTGATTCTAAAAAAAGAGAACAATATGATCAGTTCGGATCTTCAGATTTTCAAGGTTATCAAGGAGGTCAAGGTGGATTTAATTCTGATTTTTCAGATAATTTTGATTTCGGAGATGTTTTTGAAAGTATTTTTGGAGGAGGGTCTCCATTTGGCGGCAGTAGACGTCGAAAAGCTGGACCTAAAAGAGGGTCAGACTTAAGATATGATTTAGAAATTGAACTCGAAGATGCAGTTAATGGTATTGAAAAAACAATTATAATTCCACGTTATGAAACTTGCACCAAATGTAAAGGTAGCGGTGCTAAATCAGATTCAGAAATTATTACTTGTTCAAATTGTAAAGGTAGTGGAGTTGTTCGTCAAACTCAACGAACTCCTTTTGGTATTTTTTCATCAACATCCACGTGTAGAACCTGTCATGGAGAAGGTAAAACAATTAAAGAATATTGTCTTGTTTGTGATGGTGCTGGAAGAGTAGAAAACAATCGTAAAATTAAAGTTAAAATTCCTGCAGGTGTTGAAAATAATATGACACTTAGAATGCCTGAAGAAGGCGAAGCAGGAGAGAAAGGTGGACGTAAAGGAGATTTATATGTAGTAATTGCAGTTGCACAACATAAAATATTTGAACGTAGAAATACAAATTTATACATGGATTGTCCAATCTCATTTATTACTGCAACTCTTGGAGGAGAGATTGAAATTCCAACCATTAAAGGAAAAGCTAAACTTAAAGTTCCTTCTGGAACCCAAAGTAATACAATTCTTAGAATGAAAAACAAAGGAGTCCCCCATATCAATAGCGACTCATGTGGAGATCAAATGGTTAAAGTAATTGTTCATACTCCAAGCAGTCTTAATAAAACTCAAAAAGATAAATTAAAAGCATTTGCTAAATCAATGGGGGATAAAATTACCCCTCAAAAAGGTTTTTTTGATAGACTTAAAAGTACATT is a window of Candidatus Woesearchaeota archaeon DNA encoding:
- a CDS encoding HDIG domain-containing protein codes for the protein MNQNIIPTETECIEILKEAGAKPLLNHSQRVKKIALAVSKKLISQGIEIDIPLIIASALLHDITKLSATICHMKEGGELLRSKGLDKIAKIVERHGLTSINDPEFTPSTYEEKIIFYSDLRANPGKIVSLKERFEYIKNAYPHIGPKIQTYYEFAKKIELELLGKEPNLEL
- the dnaJ gene encoding molecular chaperone DnaJ, whose product is MAKDYYNTLGVSKNASQEEIKKAYKKLAKKFHPDINKEVKSADKFKEISEAASVLTDSKKREQYDQFGSSDFQGYQGGQGGFNSDFSDNFDFGDVFESIFGGGSPFGGSRRRKAGPKRGSDLRYDLEIELEDAVNGIEKTIIIPRYETCTKCKGSGAKSDSEIITCSNCKGSGVVRQTQRTPFGIFSSTSTCRTCHGEGKTIKEYCLVCDGAGRVENNRKIKVKIPAGVENNMTLRMPEEGEAGEKGGRKGDLYVVIAVAQHKIFERRNTNLYMDCPISFITATLGGEIEIPTIKGKAKLKVPSGTQSNTILRMKNKGVPHINSDSCGDQMVKVIVHTPSSLNKTQKDKLKAFAKSMGDKITPQKGFFDRLKSTFTK